The following proteins come from a genomic window of Candidatus Francisella endociliophora:
- the fevR gene encoding transcriptional regulator FevR, producing the protein MANQYSGNFEQIVKNKFKCSAKEILLKCQREGLSYQDAEQVLGFKHVTIRKWAKRFDIKLPPRFRVSEDSVDSDNGIAYVRECKSNNVNRTNILSRCWINMSLYSAIKAKS; encoded by the coding sequence ATGGCAAATCAGTATTCGGGAAATTTTGAACAGATAGTTAAAAACAAGTTTAAATGTTCAGCTAAAGAAATTTTATTAAAATGCCAGAGAGAAGGGTTAAGCTATCAGGATGCAGAGCAGGTCTTGGGCTTTAAACATGTTACAATTAGAAAATGGGCAAAAAGGTTTGATATTAAGCTGCCGCCTAGATTTAGAGTATCAGAAGATAGCGTAGATTCTGATAATGGCATAGCCTATGTCAGAGAATGTAAATCAAATAATGTTAATAGAACAAATATTCTTAGTCGTTGTTGGATAAATATGAGTCTTTATTCAGCAATAAAAGCTAAATCTTGA
- a CDS encoding site-2 protease family protein translates to MDFNHILMTVLMAIIPLIFAITMHEAAHAYIAKIRGDNTAYSLGRVTLNPVSHIDPIGTILIPGIMLISSMAAGFPFIFGWAKPVPVNYNNLKKPRLDMALVAAAGPLANLLMAIIWALVAKYVTLHPYIQGMAFYGIMINVILMVLNLLPIPPLDGSKIVTSLLPSSTAYKYNSFQRYGFFILLALIIIPFNGSNLLFYIMKPFIIAITNFIQLIVF, encoded by the coding sequence ATGGATTTCAACCACATATTAATGACTGTTCTAATGGCAATAATACCTCTAATATTTGCCATAACTATGCATGAAGCAGCTCATGCTTATATTGCAAAAATAAGAGGAGATAATACAGCCTATAGCTTAGGTAGAGTTACTTTAAACCCGGTTTCTCATATAGATCCTATTGGCACAATACTAATCCCTGGGATTATGCTTATCTCATCAATGGCAGCAGGATTTCCTTTTATATTTGGTTGGGCTAAACCTGTACCTGTTAATTATAACAACCTAAAAAAACCTCGACTCGATATGGCTTTAGTTGCAGCGGCTGGACCTTTAGCTAACCTACTTATGGCAATAATCTGGGCTTTAGTCGCAAAATATGTAACCCTACATCCCTACATTCAAGGTATGGCTTTTTATGGAATAATGATAAACGTAATACTGATGGTTCTTAACTTGCTACCTATACCTCCTTTAGATGGTAGTAAAATAGTAACATCTCTCCTACCTAGTTCCACTGCGTATAAATACAATAGCTTTCAAAGATATGGTTTTTTCATTCTATTAGCATTGATAATTATTCCATTTAATGGCTCAAACCTTTTGTTCTATATTATGAAACCTTTTATAATAGCTATTACTAACTTTATCCAATTAATAGTCTTCTAA